A single window of Leopardus geoffroyi isolate Oge1 chromosome D4, O.geoffroyi_Oge1_pat1.0, whole genome shotgun sequence DNA harbors:
- the LOC123593238 gene encoding LOW QUALITY PROTEIN: olfactory receptor 1J4-like (The sequence of the model RefSeq protein was modified relative to this genomic sequence to represent the inferred CDS: inserted 2 bases in 1 codon) translates to MITTISQSLTLPTPSIPSRDKNNMRPKNQSSMSEFLLLGLPIRPEQQGMFFTLFLGMYLTTVLGNLLIILLIRLDSRLHTPMYFFLSHLAFSDIXFSSVTVPKMLMNMQTQHLSIPNVACISQMYFFIFFVCLDNFLLAVMAYDRYVAICQPLHYTTVMREELCILLVAGSWFFSCAHALLHTLLLSRLSFCADNTIPHFFCDLTTLLKLICSDTSLNELVIFTEGGVFAFLPLCAILGSYIRIGATILGVPSIKRICKGLSTCGSHLLVVFLYYGTLAMIYFIPSSNNSKVKDIIASVIYTVVTPMLNPFIYSLRNRDMKLALGILYRRKIIFSK, encoded by the exons ATGATAACCACCATATCTCAGTCCCTGACACTTCCTACTCCTTCCATCCCCAGCAGAGATAAGAACAACATGAGGCCTAAGAACCAGAGCAGCATGTCCGAGTTCCTACTCCTGGGGCTCCCCATACGGCCAGAGCAGCAGGGCATGTTCTTCACCCTGTTCCTGGGCATGTACCTGACCACGGTGCTGGGGAACCTGCTCATCATCCTGCTCATCAGGCTGGATTCTCGCCTCCAcacgcccatgtacttcttcctcagcCACTTGGCCTTCTCAGATAT TTTCTCATCTGTCACCGTCCCAAAGATGCTGATGAACATGCAGACTCAGCACTTGTCCATCCCCAATGTGGCATGCATTTCCCagatgtattttttcatattttttgtctgTCTTGACAATTTCCTTCTTGCAGTGATGGCATATGACAGGTATGTGGCCATCTGTCAACCACTCCACTACACCACTGTCATGAGGGAGGAGCTGTGTATCTTACTGGTGGCTGGATCCTGGTTCTTCTCATGTGCCCATGCCCTATTGCATACTCTCCTTCTGTCCCGCCTGTccttctgtgctgacaatacCATCCCTCATTTCTTTTGTGATCTCACCACCCTTTTGAAGTTGATCTGCTCAGACACCTCCCTCAATGAGCTAGTTATCTTCACCGAGGGGGGCGTGTTTGCCTTCCTGCCATTGTGTGCTATTTTGGGCTCTTATATTCGCATTGGGGCCACCATCCTAGGGGTTCCCTCCATCAAGAGGATCTGCAAAGGCTTGTCCACCTGTGGCTCCCACCTCCTTGTGGTGTTTTTGTACTATGGGACTCTTGCAATGATTTACTTCATTCCTTCATCAAACAATTCCAAAGTCAAAGATATAATTGCTTCAGTTATATATACAGTGGTGACACCCATGTTAAACCCCTTTATCTATAGCCTGAGGAACAGGGACATGAAACTAGCTCTGGGGATACTTTATaggaggaaaattattttttctaagtaa